Proteins from one Bacteroidota bacterium genomic window:
- a CDS encoding macro domain-containing protein produces the protein MKVNIAKHTLEILQGDITEQDTEAIVNAANNFLWMGAGVAGAIKRKGGQEIETEAIAQGPIEIGQAVITNGGKLKAKYVIHAAGMGQDLNTNADILKLVTQNSLKLAELKEIHSISFPAIGTGVGGFSIFQCANVMLLEAIEFLQNSQNVNLVRFVLFDKPDFDSFNDELKLQFSSKRH, from the coding sequence ATGAAAGTAAATATTGCTAAACACACGTTAGAAATATTACAAGGCGACATAACCGAACAAGATACCGAAGCCATCGTAAATGCAGCTAACAATTTTTTGTGGATGGGTGCAGGTGTTGCGGGCGCTATCAAACGCAAAGGTGGACAAGAAATTGAAACTGAAGCAATAGCACAAGGTCCCATCGAAATCGGACAAGCAGTTATTACAAACGGAGGAAAATTAAAAGCTAAATATGTTATACACGCAGCTGGGATGGGGCAGGATTTGAACACCAATGCAGATATATTAAAACTTGTTACTCAAAATTCCTTAAAATTGGCTGAATTGAAAGAAATTCACTCGATAAGTTTCCCCGCAATCGGAACAGGCGTGGGTGGTTTTTCGATTTTCCAATGCGCCAATGTCATGCTGCTTGAAGCAATCGAGTTTCTCCAAAATTCACAAAATGTGAATCTGGTTCGTTTCGTATTATTCGATAAGCCAGATTTCGACTCCTTCAACGATGAATTGAAATTACAATTCTCATCGAAACGACATTAA